TGGCTTGTATTTTAACTTCAGTAGAAATATACACCTACCAGATATGAAGAACTTTGTATTCTCACGAGTTCAAATAATCGAAAATTATCATACGGAATCATAAGATAAGTAATGCACTCTactacaataaaacaaaaattatagaaagaacatatatataaaagatcccACCAAAGCATTTTTACATACAACATCTTAATGCCACACTAATCCAAAatacatcaaaacaaaaatgaaaagggaAGGAGCGCATTacacacagaaaaaaaaaaaaaaaaaagatttaaagtAGAAACACAACGGGTATAATAATGCATACATGGCTTTGATAGGGTATCTTGTccaaactattttatttaatttctgcGTCTCCTCCCACCCGGTGGCCTTATTCTTCAGGTCTTCATTAACCAATCATGTTTCCTTGCAATCACAATCCGTCCAACGATTACtccaacaacaaatccaaatccatatCCAATCACAACTATTttccaaccaaattcaaatggTGATCTAGAGTCTTGACTTTCTTGAGAGATTGAAGGTTGAGAAGGCAGCTTATTAGAATTCTCACATTTCTTTGTCAATGGTCTCCCACACAATCTTGGATTCCCCTCAAATGAATTGTTTTCAAATGTATCAAATTGTTTCCCTTGTGGAATAGGTCCCATGAGATTATTATGAGGAACATTAAAGACTGCTAAGAAAGTAAGTTGTGTTAGTTGCTGAGGAATCTCCCCCGACAACATGTTTTGTGAAAGGTCTAATGCTTCTAGCTCTATAAGGCTTCCTAGAGATGGTGGAATGTGACCAGTAAGAGCATTATTAGAAAGATTGAGCAACTGAGCTCCCTTTAAATTTCCAATAGATTCCGGAATCTCACCTACAAATCTGTTGCTTGAGAAATCAATGGCTATGAACAATTCTTGGACCTTCTCGTAGAAGATATCCTTGCCTTTGTTTGTCATCATCATTGAGTAAGTATAAGCATGAAGACAAGTGAAATACACAAGATCTTTTAGTATTTTGATGTTTGAGATTTCatcaattatatatgttaacGAGTGAACATTCTCAAACTTTCTGGCCTTCCAATTTTCAAGAAGGCTTAAAGGCAATTTTCCCGTAAAATCATTGTAGGAGATGTCAAGTATTTGCATGTTGGGGAACTTAAAATAAGATTGAGGTGTCCCCATTGGTCCGTTGAATTTGTTTGATCGTAAATTGAGAACCTATAAATTTGGAAGATGTCCCAACCAAAATGGAAACCTATCATTGAATTGGTTATCACTAAGATCAAGGACCTTTAGCATTGCACACTTGGCCAGCAATATCGGTAAATGCCCTTGGAATTTGTTTCGATTGAAATTTACTATCCTCAATTTGCCTCCTTTTACCCAAGTTTTTGGAATGCTTCCTCGAAATTTGTTCTTTGTAGATCAAGTACTAATAGAGAAGCACCAAAGTTGTCAAAGCATCGAGGAAGTGAACCACTCAAGTTATTATTAGCCAAATCAAGGACTTGAAGAGAAGTCAGATTGCAAAAAGATTCCGGTATATTTCCAGTCAATAAGTTGTtggaaatataaaaaagaaaagtggacACTGGTGGAATAGGAAGTGATCCTTGGAGAAAATTTGATCTAAGATCAAGAACTTGTAGAACTGTATTGTTGGTGTTCCACATCCATTTTGGGACTTGGCCATGAATTTTGTTGTTTGACAAGTTTAAATACTCCAGCTCATGTGGGTGTTTTAGGAAATTTGGAAACTCACTCAAGTTGCAAGAAGAAAAGCCTAAAGCTAGAAACTTGGGAAGAGTTGCATTGGCACTAGTTTCTTCACTGAATAACGATAATTGATTACCAGAAATATGCAATGTAATTAACTCTTTGAGCTTAACAAACTTGTCAAAATCCACAATGCCAATAAGGTGGTTGTCTGAAAGATCAAGAAATTCAAGATTCTTGAGGTTGAAGAGTGAGTTTGAAATTTGACCATAAAACTTGTTGGCTCTAAGGTCCAAGGCAACTAATTTTGTGAAGTTCATAAGCTCA
This window of the Corylus avellana chromosome ca5, CavTom2PMs-1.0 genome carries:
- the LOC132180595 gene encoding putative receptor like protein 25 gives rise to the protein MGTPQSYFKFPNMQILDISYNDFTGKLPLSLLENWKARKFENVHSLTYIIDEISNIKILKDLVYFTCLHAYTYSMMMTNKGKDIFYEKVQELFIAIDFSSNRFVGEIPESIGNLKGAQLLNLSNNALTGHIPPSLGSLIELEALDLSQNMLSGEIPQQLTQLTFLAVFNVPHNNLMGPIPQGKQFDTFENNSFEGNPRLCGRPLTKKCENSNKLPSQPSISQESQDSRSPFEFGWKIVVIGYGFGFVVGVIVGRIVIARKHDWLMKT
- the LOC132180596 gene encoding receptor-like protein 33, whose translation is MGTSFSGEIPASIGSLGFLTQLNLKDCNFSGSIPSSLGNLSKLTSLDLSSNSFVGSILSSLGNLSKLIDLYLSSNSFVGPIPSALRNLAQLNILSVPDNRLTGPIPFRLANFPQLALVDLSYNLLSGEMHFGLMNNTQLTSLRLRCNQLTGTLSTFELMNFTKLVALDLRANKFYGQISNSLFNLKNLEFLDLSDNHLIGIVDFDKFVKLKELITLHISGNQLSLFSEETSANATLPKFLALGFSSCNLSEFPNFLKHPHELEYLNLSNNKIHGQVPKWMWNTNNTVLQVLDLRSNFLQGSLPIPPVSTFLFYISNNLLTGNIPESFCNLTSLQVLDLANNNLSGSLPRCFDNFGASLLVLDLQRTNFEEAFQKLG